The following are encoded in a window of Sebastes umbrosus isolate fSebUmb1 chromosome 7, fSebUmb1.pri, whole genome shotgun sequence genomic DNA:
- the LOC119491885 gene encoding lysophosphatidic acid receptor 6-like yields the protein MNNTMEDGFEPKPVYAVIHGCFLALGLPLNAVSLWILLRHHGLKSPSAVFMVNLAISDLLLVISLPMRVYFYATGTWPLSTEACIWITMLYHNNIRSSAIFITFISVDRLLAVVYPLRSRHLRTASNALKAVGLVWVFIVVMNIPERVEFSRFLKNLNGSTCFEYPQHQLHNKMVMAYLQSVLVLTMLAVNIVCTTLVSWTLRRHLTNSARVNNKVNVMLIFVMNLLTFTICFLPLSIGLLRFGTSTITPLVCLATVNCCLDPLLYYFSLDAFWKKKEDTDLPREQ from the coding sequence ATGAACAACACAATGGAAGATGGATTCGAGCCAAAGCCGGTTTATGCTGTGATCCATGGCTGTTTTCTGGCACTGGGTCTGCCTCTCAATGCGGTTTCACTGTGGATTCTGCTGAGACACCACGGCCTCAAATCGCCCAGTGCCGTCTTCATGGTCAACCTGGCCATCTCTGACCTGCTGCTCGTCATCTCCTTACCCATGAGGGTCTACTTTTACGCCACGGGCACCTGGCCACTGAGCACAGAGGCATGCATATGGATAACAATGCTCTATCACAACAACATCCGCTCCAGCGccatcttcatcaccttcatcagcgtggaccggctgctggctgtggtTTATCCTCTGAGGTCGCGCCATCTTCGAACCGCTTCCAACGCCTTGAAAGCTGTTGGACTCGTTTGGGTGTTTATTGTGGTGATGAACATCCCAGAGAGAGTTGAATTTTCAAGATTTTTAAAGAACCTCAATGGATCCACCTGTTTTGAATATCCCCAACATCAACTTCATAATAAAATGGTAATGGCTTATCTTCAGTCTGTGTTAGTGCTCACCATGCTGGCAGTCAACATCGTGTGCACCACTTTGGTGTCTTGGACTCTACGCAGACATCTGACTAACTCTGCAAGAGTCAACAACAAAGTGAATGTCATGCTAATTTTTGTCATGAACTTGCTTACGTTCACCATATGTTTCTTGCCTTTATCGATTGGTTTATTAAGATTTGGGACATCTACGATAACACCTTTAGTATGTCTTGCTACTGTGAACTGCTGTCTGGATCCACTGTTGTATTACTTCTCTCTGGATGCCTTCTGGAAGAAAAAAGAGGATACAGATCTTCCAAGAGAACAGTAG
- the LOC119491886 gene encoding lysophosphatidic acid receptor 6-like, producing the protein MNNTMEDGFEPKPVYAVIHGCFLALGLPLNAVSLWILLRHHGLKSPSAVFMVNLAISDLLLVISLPMRVYFYATGTWPLSKEACIWITMLYHNNIRSSAIFITFISVDRLLAVVYPLRSRHLRTASNALKAVGLVWVFIVVMNIPERVEFSRFLKNLNGSTCFEYPQHQLHNKMVMAYLQSVLVLTMLAVNIVCTTLVSWTLRRHLTNSARVNNKVNVMLIFVMNLLTFTICFLPLSIGLLRFGTSTITPLVCLATVNCCLDPLLYYFSLDAFWKKKEDTDLPREQ; encoded by the coding sequence ATGAACAACACAATGGAAGATGGATTCGAGCCAAAGCCGGTTTATGCTGTGATCCATGGCTGTTTTCTGGCACTGGGTCTGCCTCTCAATGCGGTTTCACTGTGGATTCTGCTGAGACACCACGGCCTCAAATCGCCCAGTGCCGTCTTCATGGTCAACCTGGCCATCTCTGACCTGCTGCTCGTCATCTCCTTACCCATGAGGGTCTACTTTTACGCCACGGGCACCTGGCCACTGAGCAAAGAGGCATGCATATGGATAACAATGCTCTATCACAACAACATCCGCTCCAGCGccatcttcatcaccttcatcagcgtggaccggctgctggctgtggtTTATCCTCTGAGGTCGCGCCATCTTCGAACCGCTTCCAACGCCTTGAAAGCTGTTGGACTCGTTTGGGTGTTTATTGTGGTGATGAACATCCCAGAGAGAGTTGAATTTTCAAGATTTTTAAAGAACCTCAATGGATCCACCTGTTTTGAATATCCCCAACATCAACTTCATAATAAAATGGTAATGGCTTATCTTCAGTCTGTGTTAGTGCTCACCATGCTGGCAGTCAACATCGTGTGCACCACTTTGGTGTCTTGGACTCTACGCAGACATCTGACTAACTCTGCAAGAGTCAACAACAAAGTGAATGTCATGCTAATTTTTGTCATGAACTTGCTTACGTTCACCATATGTTTCTTGCCTTTATCGATTGGTTTATTAAGATTTGGGACATCTACGATAACACCTTTAGTATGTCTTGCTACTGTGAACTGCTGTCTGGATCCACTGTTGTATTACTTCTCTCTGGATGCCTTCTGGAAGAAAAAAGAGGATACAGATCTTCCAAGAGAACAGTAG